In Ostrea edulis chromosome 6, xbOstEdul1.1, whole genome shotgun sequence, a single window of DNA contains:
- the LOC125648469 gene encoding CD109 antigen-like, whose product MALQALSESIHLTSGILTQNVKVTVNTDNVSQAFNINERNKMVLQKFQPVGIPRVVNVTASGQGLALVQVAVNYNIKEQIERPAFVISVASLTETMESISTRICTRYNSSNDVHSGMAILEYGVPSGFEADLESISSHPDLKKSEVDERRVILYFDKITQNEACITVNAERRTMVANVKPSPVRVYEYYNPAKQVTTFYTPSILKQTSYCDVCSSCTCGTRK is encoded by the exons ATGGCCTTACAAGCTTTATCTGAATCGATCCACTTAACATCTGGTATTTTAACCCAAAACGTGAAAGTAACTGTTAACACTGACAATGTGAGCCAAGCATTCAACATCAACGAAAGAAACAAAATGGTTCTTCAAAAATTCCAG CCTGTTGGTATACCACGAGTGGTGAATGTCACAGCCAGCGGTCAAGGTTTAGCTTTAGTTCAG GTTGCGGTGAATTACAATATCAAAGAACAAATCGAGAGACCAGCCTTTGTGATCAGTGTTGCTAGCTTGACAGAAACAATGGAATCCATATCTACAAGGATTTGTACAAG ATACAACAGTTCTAATGATGTGCATAGCGGTATGGCCATTTTAGAATACGGTGTTCCATCAGGATTCGAAGCTGACTTGGAAAGCATTAGTTCTCATCCAGATCTGAAAAAATCTGAAGTAGATGAGAGAAGGGTCATTCTCTATTTTGACAAG ATAACCCAGAACGAGGCTTGTATCACAGTAAACGCAGAGAGAAGGACCATGGTGGCGAACGTTAAACCCTCACCTGTCCGTGTGTACGAGTACTACAACCCAG caAAACAAGTGACAACCTTCTATACACCCTCAATTTTGAAACAAACCAGCTACTGTGATGTGTGTTCGAGCTGTACATGC GGAACACGGAAGTAA